GAAGGACGACCCCGTCGTCGTCAAGCAGATCAAGCAGGGCCTCGTCGCCATCGGCCTGCTGCCCTCCGACAACGACCGGGACCTCATCAAGCGGGTCGTGGCCATCGGCGGCGACACCGTCAAGTGCTGCGACAGCGACGGCCGTATGACGGTGAACGGCATGCCCCTGGACGAGCCGTACATTCACCCGGGGAACAAACCTTCGGACTTCGCCTTCTCGGTCACCGTGCCGCAGGGCCGGCTCTGGGTCATGGGCGACCACCGCGCCAACTCGGCCGACTCCCGCTACCACCGTTCCGAGAAGTACGGCGGCACGGTCTCGGAGAAGTCCGTCGTCGGCCGCGCGGTCGGCATCGTCTGGCCGTTCGGGCACTGGACGCGGCTGCGGGAGCCGAACACGTATGCGTCGGTGCCGAACGGGACGGCCACCGCGTCGGCCGCGTCGCATAGGGTGGCGTCCTCGGACCGAAACGGAATGATCCCTCTCCCGACCCCTGCGGAACTCCCGCTCGTTATGGGAGTGGTGGGCCTGCGCCGACGGTGGCGCGGGCGGCGGCACAAGGTGAGGAGTGGATGTGGGGGATTTGGCGGTCGGCGCGCGGTCCGGACAGGATGGTCCGGAAGACGAGCCCGAGCGATCCGACGGAACGGCGTCCCCGGCAATGAAAGACACCGCGTACCCCGGGAGTGACCCCGGGGACGGCGAGCACACCGGTCCCACCGAAGCGGCACCCGGCCCCGGGGACGGCGGCTCCGGCACCACGGAGAGCGGCGGCTCCCGGAAGGGCGGCCCGAAGAAACCGCGCTCCTTCTGGAAGGAGCTGCCGCTGCTCATCGGCATCGCGCTGGTGCTCGCGCTGCTGATCAAGACCTTCCTGGTGCAGGCGTTCTCGATCCCGTCGGCCTCCATGGAGAACACCCTCCAGATCGGCGACCGGGTCCTCGTCGACAAGCTCACCCCCTGGTTCGGCTCCGAGCCCGACCGCGGCGAGGTCGTCGTCTTCCACGACCCCGACAACTGGCTCGCGGGCGAGCCCACGCCCACCCCCAACCCGGTGCAGCGGGTCCTCGGCTGGATCGGCCTGATGCCGTCGGCCAACGAGAAGGA
The DNA window shown above is from Streptomyces sp. NBC_00670 and carries:
- the lepB gene encoding signal peptidase I is translated as MGNRGRPRGAGPSGSAADNLLPTGSRRAGAPAGGGPTGRSRAERRKLQRKVKRKRRRSAVREIPILVGVAVLIALVLKTFLVQAFVIPSGSMENTIQIGDRVVVDKLTPWFGSEPERGDVVVFRDPGNWLAGEKTTKKDDPVVVKQIKQGLVAIGLLPSDNDRDLIKRVVAIGGDTVKCCDSDGRMTVNGMPLDEPYIHPGNKPSDFAFSVTVPQGRLWVMGDHRANSADSRYHRSEKYGGTVSEKSVVGRAVGIVWPFGHWTRLREPNTYASVPNGTATASAASHRVASSDRNGMIPLPTPAELPLVMGVVGLRRRWRGRRHKVRSGCGGFGGRRAVRTGWSGRRARAIRRNGVPGNERHRVPRE
- the lepB gene encoding signal peptidase I, with product MGDLAVGARSGQDGPEDEPERSDGTASPAMKDTAYPGSDPGDGEHTGPTEAAPGPGDGGSGTTESGGSRKGGPKKPRSFWKELPLLIGIALVLALLIKTFLVQAFSIPSASMENTLQIGDRVLVDKLTPWFGSEPDRGEVVVFHDPDNWLAGEPTPTPNPVQRVLGWIGLMPSANEKDLIKRVIGVAGDTIECNGTGPLKVNGKPLDETSYVYAGNTPCSVDDEGGKFKVTVPAGKIWVMGDHRQNSLDSRYHRSDKNGGFVPVGNVVGRAIVIAWPPTRWDTLPVPDTFDQNLSAAAAPDALALAGVAPLVLWRRRRRTERVTGGKTRVSGGGTAG